A single genomic interval of Terriglobus albidus harbors:
- a CDS encoding flagellar biosynthetic protein FliQ, giving the protein MEPNQVAELGRMLLREALILSAPLLICGCLISVGLSLLQTLTSLQEQTLTTVPRLFVVLGAAMVTLPWFLHRVMTFTVTLWRDFHRFLG; this is encoded by the coding sequence GTGGAACCCAACCAAGTTGCTGAACTCGGACGAATGCTGCTGCGTGAGGCCCTGATTCTCAGCGCGCCGCTGCTGATCTGCGGATGTCTGATCTCCGTCGGTCTGAGCTTGCTGCAGACCCTTACCAGCCTGCAGGAACAGACGCTGACGACCGTGCCTCGCTTGTTTGTCGTCCTGGGAGCAGCCATGGTGACGTTGCCCTGGTTCCTGCACCGTGTGATGACCTTCACCGTGACGTTGTGGCGCGACTTTCACCGCTTTCTTGGATAA
- a CDS encoding FliM/FliN family flagellar motor switch protein, which yields MPELLEGLRFDAVLRLGSRELTLGDAVRLQSGAGLRLDRQIDEMVELVVSGRVVARGEIVIVNGNYAFEVTEVAPEQTRKESVEWPTSIQ from the coding sequence ATGCCTGAGCTGCTGGAAGGGCTTCGGTTCGATGCCGTACTTCGGCTTGGATCGCGGGAATTGACACTTGGCGATGCCGTTCGCCTGCAATCGGGTGCTGGACTGAGGCTCGACCGCCAGATCGACGAGATGGTCGAACTGGTCGTGAGCGGACGGGTTGTGGCACGGGGCGAGATTGTGATCGTGAACGGTAATTACGCCTTCGAGGTTACGGAGGTCGCTCCGGAACAAACACGCAAGGAGAGCGTGGAATGGCCTACATCGATTCAGTAA
- a CDS encoding EscU/YscU/HrcU family type III secretion system export apparatus switch protein: MSEQKTEQATPQRKRKAREKGDVVRSRELLSSLAMLAGLAAIGAVAPKVLQSWRGAYSDVLSMTSESWDEAMFRHAIWHVALPVLWPAVVVMSCALMGALTGGILQGGGTQIRVEALQPKWTRLNPAENVKQLFGTRSILRLAKSLIPAAIVIGIAVGTIRSLIAGMPVMSLNRLTETLASAYHLAMITALVMVMWAGVDYAMEWVQWNKRLKMSKQEVREEVKEAMGNPQIKGKIRQLQRQMRKRREKADISRASVVITNPTHYAVALEFSFETMSAPKVLAKGKNLHALEIREQARWAGVPIMENKPLARSLYKMVEVGQSIPFELYSAVAGILAYLYRTKLEQQAREKRMREAGGLAGGGM, translated from the coding sequence GTGAGCGAGCAGAAAACAGAACAGGCAACACCGCAACGTAAGCGGAAGGCCCGCGAAAAAGGCGACGTCGTCCGCTCGCGCGAGTTGCTGAGTTCTCTTGCCATGCTCGCCGGTCTGGCTGCGATAGGAGCAGTTGCTCCGAAGGTATTGCAGAGCTGGCGCGGGGCATACTCTGACGTGCTCTCGATGACCAGCGAAAGCTGGGACGAGGCGATGTTTCGCCATGCCATCTGGCATGTCGCACTTCCTGTGCTATGGCCCGCGGTCGTGGTAATGAGCTGTGCACTAATGGGAGCTCTCACGGGAGGCATCCTGCAGGGCGGCGGCACCCAGATCCGTGTGGAAGCGCTGCAGCCCAAGTGGACCCGGCTGAATCCGGCGGAAAACGTTAAGCAGCTCTTTGGGACTCGCTCCATCTTGCGCCTGGCTAAGAGCCTGATCCCTGCTGCCATTGTGATCGGCATCGCAGTTGGAACCATTCGCAGTCTGATCGCCGGGATGCCGGTGATGAGCCTCAACCGCCTGACGGAAACCCTTGCCTCTGCCTACCACCTTGCGATGATCACAGCCCTGGTTATGGTGATGTGGGCCGGCGTGGACTATGCCATGGAGTGGGTGCAGTGGAACAAGCGCCTCAAGATGAGCAAGCAGGAAGTCCGCGAAGAAGTGAAAGAGGCGATGGGTAATCCCCAGATTAAGGGAAAGATTCGTCAACTCCAGCGGCAGATGCGCAAGCGCAGAGAGAAGGCGGATATTAGCCGCGCCAGCGTGGTGATTACCAACCCGACGCACTACGCGGTAGCGCTGGAGTTCAGCTTTGAGACGATGTCCGCTCCCAAAGTTTTGGCAAAGGGTAAGAACCTGCACGCGCTTGAGATTCGCGAACAGGCGCGCTGGGCAGGGGTTCCGATTATGGAGAACAAACCGTTGGCACGGAGTTTGTACAAGATGGTCGAAGTTGGGCAGTCGATTCCGTTTGAGTTGTATTCGGCAGTAGCCGGCATCCTGGCATATCTGTACCGCACCAAGCTTGAGCAACAGGCACGGGAGAAGCGGATGCGTGAAGCCGGCGGCCTTGCCGGAGGTGGAATGTGA
- a CDS encoding sigma-70 family RNA polymerase sigma factor → MARLGMKDYGSEVGLGSALLAEDASKAARALVASMDGSQLIPSREQVLIDHLPTVRYIARRIHERLPQHVDLEDLVSAGVIGLMDAYDKFDHGKRVQFKSYAQFRIRGAILDSLRTLDWSPRELRRKGRSVEEAIRKLTQALGRSPAEQEIAAELGMSLNDYQMLLGELKGLEIGSLHVEKNEESGDEELAYVASPDEDGPLFRALKGELRQRLADAIEDLPEKERLVLTLYYHEELTMKEIGLTLGVVESRVSQIHSSAVLKLRAKLADLANAKNGDESKRRSARAK, encoded by the coding sequence ATGGCGAGGCTTGGAATGAAGGATTACGGAAGCGAAGTGGGGCTGGGGTCGGCACTGCTTGCTGAGGATGCCAGTAAAGCTGCGCGCGCCCTGGTTGCCAGCATGGATGGCAGCCAACTGATACCGAGCCGTGAGCAGGTGCTTATCGATCATCTGCCGACGGTTCGCTACATCGCGCGGCGTATCCATGAACGGTTGCCGCAGCATGTGGATCTGGAAGATTTGGTATCGGCCGGCGTGATCGGCCTGATGGATGCCTACGATAAGTTCGATCATGGCAAACGGGTGCAGTTCAAGAGCTATGCGCAGTTCCGCATTCGTGGTGCGATTCTTGACTCACTGCGGACTCTGGACTGGAGCCCCCGCGAGCTGCGCCGCAAAGGCCGTAGCGTCGAAGAGGCAATCCGCAAGCTGACGCAGGCACTCGGCCGCTCACCGGCGGAGCAGGAGATTGCCGCAGAGCTAGGCATGAGTCTTAATGACTACCAGATGCTGCTTGGCGAGCTGAAGGGGCTTGAGATCGGCAGCCTGCATGTCGAGAAGAACGAAGAGTCCGGAGATGAGGAACTGGCCTATGTCGCCAGCCCTGACGAAGACGGGCCGTTGTTCCGGGCGCTGAAAGGTGAACTGCGGCAGCGTTTGGCCGATGCGATTGAAGATCTTCCCGAGAAAGAACGTCTGGTGTTGACGCTGTACTACCACGAGGAGCTGACGATGAAAGAGATCGGTTTGACGCTCGGTGTTGTTGAATCGCGTGTCTCTCAGATTCACTCCTCGGCGGTGTTGAAGCTGCGCGCCAAGCTGGCGGACCTGGCGAATGCCAAGAACGGAGACGAGTCGAAGCGTCGCAGTGCGAGGGCGAAATAA
- a CDS encoding flagellar hook-basal body protein: MSSGIYAIYSALQSRTQALDTAANNLANVGAHGFRAQRDYFRSLMDAADTQGQPDASQVGRAVNNYNLLGGNRLDTAQGQIETTGNPLDLALQGNGYFGIKTAQGTRYTRDGGFQRSENGTLVTQHGDAVLNQSGAPITLPSGQVHIAENGMISVSGPEGSAIVGQIGVFDFGPGQLTNQGTNLFAAADGATPQTGTAVVRQGALEGSNEDAIHGTMELILTQRQTEMMQKALSIFNSFDKTAGEDLGRI; encoded by the coding sequence ATGAGCAGCGGGATCTATGCCATCTATTCGGCGCTTCAGTCGCGTACCCAGGCCCTGGATACGGCGGCGAACAATCTCGCGAATGTGGGAGCGCATGGATTCCGGGCGCAGCGGGACTATTTCCGCTCTCTTATGGATGCCGCGGATACTCAAGGTCAGCCGGATGCCTCCCAGGTGGGTCGGGCAGTGAACAATTACAACCTGCTTGGCGGGAATCGCCTGGATACGGCGCAGGGGCAGATTGAGACGACCGGCAATCCATTGGATCTGGCGCTGCAGGGCAACGGCTATTTCGGTATTAAAACGGCACAGGGAACTCGCTATACGCGCGACGGTGGATTTCAACGCAGCGAAAACGGGACTCTGGTAACGCAGCATGGCGATGCGGTTCTCAATCAGAGCGGAGCGCCGATCACTCTGCCGAGCGGACAGGTTCATATTGCTGAGAACGGCATGATTTCAGTGAGCGGGCCTGAGGGCAGCGCCATCGTCGGCCAGATCGGAGTCTTTGACTTTGGTCCGGGGCAGCTCACCAATCAGGGAACCAATCTCTTTGCGGCAGCCGATGGCGCAACACCGCAGACTGGAACTGCAGTTGTGCGCCAGGGTGCTCTCGAAGGCTCGAATGAAGACGCCATTCACGGCACCATGGAGCTCATCCTGACGCAGCGGCAAACAGAAATGATGCAGAAGGCTTTGAGCATCTTCAACAGCTTCGACAAGACGGCAGGCGAAGACCTGGGACGGATATAG
- a CDS encoding flagellar biosynthesis protein FlhA yields the protein MIFVMLVPLPGLLLDLLLAVSITASIIVFLTAVQVRRAVDFSVFPTLLLLLTLFRLSLNLASSRRILLHGHEGTGAAGNVIEAFGQFVVGGNYIVGFVLFLALIAIQFLVVSHGAVRTAEVTARFTLDALPGKQMAIDADMNAGLIDEQGARKRREAIAREAEFYGAMDGAARFNQRDSMATILITAINIIAGLLIGTLQQGVDLMTAVKTYTILTVGDGLVTMIPSLLVSVAGGMVLTRASSSGALDAELGSQLFTKRKTLWIACGVLAAMALIPGLPKLAFIFMAFAVGMVAKSLPADAPEVVEELVEQKAGAAAASQQDDLASLLKVDELTLEIGFQLIPFVDASNGGQMLNRVRALRRHLATELGFVVPSVHITDNLRLRPREYVISLRGIEIGRWQTEGNCLLAVTAGPDREGRAKALPGIETKEPAFGVNAKWIDPSLQERALAAGCSVVDQTTVIGTHLGELIRRHAHELLSRGEVKRLMDGLTESHPKLVEELVPKLMTLGEVQKVLQQLLREQVSVRDLGSILEVLVEAAAHSKNTVHLVESVRQALGRGLVHPLLDTDGALKVLTLERSLEDEIIGTFDPRARSSEGQMVVGQGDFLRKLVESVKRLTATGSTSALPVLLCPSPARYHVRRWLEPILPRVTVLSPVEIPAEVRVQSVGQIG from the coding sequence ATGATCTTCGTCATGTTGGTGCCGCTGCCCGGCTTGTTGCTGGATCTGTTGCTGGCGGTCTCAATTACGGCCAGCATCATCGTGTTCCTGACGGCTGTACAGGTGAGACGCGCGGTGGACTTCTCGGTCTTTCCGACGCTCCTGCTGTTGCTGACTCTGTTTCGCTTGTCGCTGAACCTGGCCTCCAGCCGCCGGATTCTGCTGCATGGCCACGAAGGTACGGGAGCCGCCGGAAACGTCATCGAGGCCTTTGGACAGTTCGTCGTTGGCGGCAACTACATCGTCGGCTTCGTCCTGTTCCTGGCTTTGATCGCTATCCAGTTCCTGGTGGTAAGCCACGGCGCGGTTCGTACTGCTGAGGTTACGGCCCGTTTCACTCTCGATGCCTTGCCGGGTAAGCAGATGGCGATCGATGCCGACATGAACGCCGGCCTGATCGACGAGCAGGGTGCTCGCAAACGCAGAGAGGCTATCGCTCGCGAGGCTGAGTTCTATGGCGCGATGGACGGCGCCGCGCGCTTCAATCAGCGCGACTCTATGGCGACCATCCTTATCACGGCGATCAATATCATTGCCGGTCTGTTGATCGGAACGCTGCAGCAGGGTGTGGATCTGATGACGGCGGTCAAGACCTACACCATCCTGACAGTAGGCGATGGCCTGGTCACCATGATCCCGTCGCTGTTGGTCAGTGTTGCCGGCGGCATGGTGCTGACGCGTGCCTCCTCGTCAGGTGCTTTGGATGCCGAGCTGGGATCGCAGTTGTTCACCAAGCGGAAGACGCTTTGGATCGCCTGTGGTGTTCTGGCGGCAATGGCTCTGATCCCTGGACTGCCGAAGCTGGCCTTTATCTTCATGGCGTTTGCCGTCGGTATGGTGGCGAAGAGCCTGCCCGCGGATGCTCCGGAGGTTGTCGAGGAGCTGGTGGAACAGAAGGCGGGCGCGGCTGCTGCATCGCAACAGGATGACTTGGCGTCGCTGTTGAAAGTCGATGAGCTGACGCTTGAGATCGGCTTCCAGTTGATCCCGTTTGTCGATGCGTCGAACGGAGGCCAGATGCTGAATCGCGTGCGCGCGTTGCGGCGGCACTTGGCCACGGAACTTGGCTTCGTCGTGCCTTCCGTTCACATCACGGATAACCTCCGGCTTCGTCCACGCGAATACGTCATCAGCCTGCGTGGCATTGAGATCGGTCGCTGGCAGACGGAAGGGAATTGCCTGCTGGCCGTTACCGCCGGTCCTGATCGCGAGGGACGCGCCAAGGCGCTACCGGGAATTGAGACCAAAGAACCGGCGTTCGGCGTCAACGCGAAGTGGATCGATCCTTCGCTGCAGGAGCGCGCTCTGGCCGCGGGCTGTTCGGTGGTCGATCAGACGACGGTCATCGGAACCCACCTTGGCGAGCTGATTCGCCGTCACGCTCATGAGCTGCTGAGCCGTGGCGAAGTGAAGCGCCTGATGGATGGTTTGACCGAGAGCCATCCCAAGCTGGTGGAAGAACTTGTGCCGAAATTAATGACTCTTGGCGAGGTCCAGAAAGTGCTGCAGCAACTGCTGCGTGAGCAGGTCTCGGTTCGCGATCTAGGCAGCATTCTGGAGGTCCTGGTGGAGGCTGCGGCGCACTCCAAGAACACGGTCCATCTGGTGGAGAGTGTGCGTCAGGCACTGGGCCGTGGCCTGGTGCATCCGTTGCTCGATACGGATGGAGCTTTGAAGGTTTTAACACTTGAGCGGTCCCTCGAGGACGAAATCATTGGAACCTTCGATCCCAGGGCACGCAGTAGTGAGGGACAGATGGTAGTTGGACAGGGAGATTTCCTCAGGAAGCTGGTGGAGTCTGTGAAGCGATTAACAGCAACGGGCTCAACTTCGGCACTTCCCGTGCTCTTATGTCCATCGCCGGCACGTTACCACGTACGTCGCTGGCTTGAACCGATACTTCCGAGGGTGACGGTACTTTCACCAGTCGAAATACCGGCGGAGGTAAGGGTGCAGAGCGTGGGTCAAATAGGGTAA
- a CDS encoding flagellar biosynthetic protein FliR, producing the protein MPIDFANLPPTWERLLATGLLVSIRLSSLMLFAPVFSSKAIPMRIKAGFVFAIAFLLTPVVMELGPTPAISASSVLGELSVGLVFGFALSLMNEALSFAGQLLGIDFSFSLVNLMDPNSQIETPVLGQFLGWIGILVLLACGLERTMLAAFMRTFAAIPVGQAAMHANSGIELAHMTAGVLLGGLQLAAPVMCAALMVEVVVGLIARISPQLPVMAVNVPVKTLVSYGVLIASLGIWPLWIEHNFTNLLNAAERLVRG; encoded by the coding sequence ATGCCGATCGATTTCGCAAATTTGCCGCCGACCTGGGAACGTCTGCTCGCGACCGGACTGCTGGTGTCGATCCGTCTCAGCAGCCTGATGCTTTTTGCTCCGGTGTTTTCGTCGAAGGCAATTCCCATGCGCATCAAAGCAGGCTTTGTTTTTGCGATCGCGTTCCTGCTTACTCCGGTGGTGATGGAGCTGGGACCAACACCGGCAATCAGTGCCTCCTCCGTGTTGGGTGAGCTTTCGGTTGGCCTGGTCTTCGGATTTGCTCTGTCGTTGATGAACGAAGCGCTGTCCTTCGCCGGTCAGTTGCTGGGAATCGATTTTAGTTTCTCGCTCGTAAACCTGATGGATCCGAACTCGCAGATTGAGACTCCGGTCCTGGGCCAGTTTCTGGGATGGATTGGAATCCTCGTGCTGCTGGCCTGTGGTCTCGAGCGCACAATGCTGGCCGCGTTTATGCGGACGTTTGCCGCCATTCCTGTAGGTCAGGCCGCGATGCACGCCAATAGCGGCATCGAGCTGGCGCATATGACCGCCGGTGTTCTACTGGGCGGTCTTCAGCTTGCAGCTCCCGTGATGTGCGCGGCCCTGATGGTTGAGGTCGTTGTGGGCTTGATCGCTCGTATCTCTCCGCAGCTTCCTGTCATGGCGGTGAATGTTCCCGTGAAAACGCTGGTGAGCTATGGTGTGCTGATCGCATCGCTCGGAATTTGGCCTCTCTGGATTGAGCACAACTTCACCAACCTGTTGAATGCCGCTGAGAGGCTGGTGCGAGGGTGA